CCCGGCGAAGAGCTCCAGCAAATGAGCGACCTCACCCGCGTCGCGGCCCTTGTTGTCCGTCGAGAAGACCCACAGGGTGATGTGCGGAATGCCCAGCTCCAGACACCATTCCAGCACCTCGTAGGCTTTGTGGGCCCCCAGGGTGTGCCCGAGGTTTCTGGCCATTCCGGCCGCGCGCGCAAAGCGGCGGTTGCCGTCGAGAATCAGGCCGATGTGCTGCGGCAGACGCGAGGCAGAGCGCACCTTGCGCTCCAGGCGGCCTCCGTACAGCCAGTACAGCGGCCTGGAGAACGCGCCCGCGGCGCGCAGCCAAAGCGGAAGTCGGGGTGCGGTCACGGGCCCCAGTGTAGAGGCTGCGCGCGCTGCTGATACCGACTCGGGCAAACGGGGCGCCGCTGAACCTGGAGTGTCGGGAATACTCACGCTGGAAACCTCACATTTCAAACAATGCCGTCTGAGCCTGACGCGTCAGTGAGAGCGCTTTGTGGTCCAGCCGCGAAAGGGCGTGGGCCTGGATGGCCTGACGGGGCAGATCGGCTTGCGCTTCGTAGACACGCAAGGTCACCTGCCGGTGCGTCATGGTGTGCGACACCGTTCCCAGCAGTCGGGCGTGGCGCGCACCCAGCCGACCCAACAGCCGTTCCAGCGCGCCCTGTTCGTCACCATCCTCGACAGGTTCTGTGGGCAGACCGGACAGCCCGCCCAGCAGGCCGCCTTGACGGATTTCCAGGTACGCCGCGTGCGCGTCGCCGATCAAAAGGGCCACGGCAGGCCACGCCTGCACTGGCGCGCGTCTTTTGGGCGTCGGGAAGTCCCCCGGACGGCCGCTCTTTCGCGCCTGGCAGAAGGAACTCAACGGGCACACTCCACAACGCGGACTTTTCGGCGTGCAGACGGTCGCGCCCAGATCCATCAGCGCCTCGTTCCAGCGCCCCGGATCCGCGCGAAAAAGCAGCTCGTCGGCCCGGGCCTGGACCCAGAGCTCGCCGGGCTCCTTTTCAGCGTGAAGCCGTGACAGTACCCGCCGGACGTTTCCGTCGTTCACCGCGCGCTCTTCACCGTACGCGATGCTGGTGATGGCAGCGGCAGTATAAGGCCCGATTCCCGGCAAGGCGAGCCACTCCTCATAATTTTGGGGAAACCCGTCGCGCACCACGACCTGCGCCGCGCGGTGAAGGTGACGCGCCCGGGCGTAATACCCGCACCCCTCCCAGGCCTTGAGCACCGCCTCAATGGGAGCTGTCGCCAGCGCTGCCACATCCGGGAACGCCGTGAGAAAACGCTCGAAGTACACTTTGCCGCGCACCACCTGCGTCTGCTGCAACAGCACTTCAGATACCCACACCCGGTACGGATCTCTCCGACCTGGCGACGCCGCACGCCACGGCAAATCGCGTGCGTGTTCGTCGAACCAGGCCAGCAGGGCCTGGGGCAGGAAGAGAAATGGGTCAGAAGTCATGCCGCGGGCAGTATAGTAAACCCACCGCGGCGCGACTGTGCTGCTTCGCCAGCCCGGCGGGGAGTCCGGCATGTATCCCCGCGTTTCACGCGTCTGTCCCACCCTGCAAACCATGACAAGCGAACCCAAACTCCCCCGCACGCTGGAAATGCCCGCCATCACCGAGGCGAGCTATTCAACCAACGCGGCCAACAGCCTGATTCACCTGTACCGGGCAGAAGTGGGACGCATGACGGCGTATCGGGGCCGACTGGACACCACCACCAACTGGGCCATCGTGACCACGGCGGGTCTCACGTCGTTCGGGCTGGGCAACCGCGAAAACAGCCACGCCATCTTTCTTTTCGCGATGTTTATGAATTACTTTTTTCTGCACCTGGAGGCGCGGCGCTTCCGGACTTTCGAAATCACCCATCACCGGGTACGGATCATGGAGCGCTTCTTTTATCCGGCCATGCTGGGCGAGAAAGTCGACGCGGGCTGGCATCAGCTGCTCTTGGGCGAGCTGGCCAAACCGCGCAGTCCCATTCCACGCCTGGACGCGGTGGGCTGGCGGCTGCGGCGCAATTACCTGTGGATTTACGCGGCAGTGGTGATCGCCTGGATGGCCAAACTCGATTTGATGCGCGACCCGGGCGCACGGCCCACCTTCGCGGGATTTCTTGAACTGGCCTCGATCGGCAACCTGCCGGGTTTCATCGTCGCAACCGCGGTGCTGACGTTCTATGTGTTTCTGATCCGCCTGGCCATTCGCGCCACCCGTCAGTATCCGCTCGAACAGGACTGAACGACGCCCGTCAGGACAGTTAGCGAATGGTCGTTGTGGCCCCGCACATTTCGGGCAGCTGGTTGTGTGTCGACGGCTGATGGCCGATGGCCGGTGGCTTCGGTACACTCCTGTCATGCCAATTCCTGCGCATGAGTTTCGCCAGACGCTGGGACGCTGGGCGAGCGGCGTGACCATTGTGACCGTTTCGCACGGCACCGAAGTGCATGGCATGACTGCCAGTGCCTTTCTGTCCGTTTCCCTCGACCCGCCGCTGATTCTGGTGGCCATCGACCGGGGCGCGCACATGCACGGCGCCCTCGAAGAAGCGGACCGCTTCGGGGTCAGCATTCTTTCCAACACCCAGCGGGAGCTGAGCAACCACTTCGCGCGCCGCGGAGGAGAAATGGAAGTGCCCTGGGTGGATTTCGAAGGCTTGCCTCTCATCGGCGGAGCGATCGCGCAACTGGTGTGCCGCCGCACCGAACGTCACGCGGGCGGTGATCACACGCTGTTCGTGGGCGAAGTCGAATACAGCCGGTATACCGACGACGATCCGCTGGTGTACTTTCGCGGTCAGTACCACGAGCTCGGTTGAACTGCACGGAGGACGCCCAGGTGTCTACCGCTTCAGTTCTACCGTTCTGGAAACAGCACGCAGAACTCCAGAACCCAGCGGCAACACGCTTCCCTACTTGCCTCCGCTCGCCCCGCGTTTTGGGAGAACACCAAAACTCAAGTAGGAGCTACTCAAGTGTCCTGCTCCATCAAGGCTTGCATTCCGGCAACCGCACCGAGGCGCAGTGAAGTATCGGTATACGGTGTCAGCGGCGTGGCGTCGGGTCCCAGTTCGATCAGGTAAGCACCACGTGACTTGGCCAGGCGGCCCAGACTCGCGGCCGGTTCGACCACACTGCTCGTTCCGATCACCAGTGCCACCTCGGCCGATTCGAAGGCCTGCCAGGACCGCTTCAGGTCATCTTCGAGCAGCATTTCACCGAACCACACCACATTGGGCCGCGCCCGCGCGCCGCAGCGCTGGCAGTGCGCGGGAGGCGAAAAATCACGCGGCGCGGGCAGCGATTGGATGAGGGCGCAACGTTCGCAGCGCGCGGTGTTCAAATTGCCGTGCAATTCGATCAGCCGTTTGCTTCCCGCGCGGCCGTGCAGACCGTCCACGTTCTGGGTGACCAGCAAAAACGCCTCACTCACGCGGCGTTCCAGTTCCACGAGCGCCCGGTGGGCAGCGTTCGGTTCAGCCTGCATGCAGGCGCGGTACCGCTCGGCGTACCAGTTCCACACGAACAACGGATCGCGCGCGTACGCTGCGGGCGAAGCCAGCTCTTCGGGCGTAAAGCGCGCCCACAGGCCGGTCTGTGCGTCACGGAAAGTCGGAATGCCGCTTTCGGCTGAAATCCCCGCACCGGTCAGCACGGCCACCCGGGAAGCGCGGCCCAGTGCGCGGCGGGCTTGGGACAATGACATACCGAGATTATGACGACAGGCCGGTCATTTGCAGGACCAGCCTGTCACCTTTACGGGTGGCGCTTACAGCGTGTCGCCCATGCCACCCGAGCAGGACGCGCCACGCTCCGGCGCCTGAGAGCCACTTTCGTAGGCTTCCAGGAAGCGCTCCAGGCGTTTGTCATCGGCGTTCTCCACGCTCAGCTGCCGATTCCAGGCGCTGACCACTACCGGGCTGGGCAGGTTGGGGTAAGGAGAGAGCAGGGTGTGACCGCGCCCGTCCACCAGGGCCTTGAGCTTGTCCACTTCAGCGGACGGCAGGTCAGGGCGGTACGTTATCCACACTGCACCGTGTTCGAGGCTGTGCACGGCATATTCGTTGGCGATGGGCTGGTCATAGACGCCGCAGTTCTGCCACACCGGATTGTGCAGGCCTCCCACCGGTGGAGTTTCGGTGTAATCGATTCGCCCCTGCTGATGCTGCGAGCCCTGATAGTTGAAGGTCTTTTCGCCTTCGATCTTGCCTCCACCGCAGGAAGCAAGCACAAAGACCAGACCGATGAGCCAGACATTTTTCATGCACTACAGGCTAACATCCTGCCGCGTTCGAGGCGAGGAGCTTCGTCCTTCGGGCCGCCACCCACCACGAATCCGCACCAGGATGCACCAGCACGACCACACCAGCAGCGGCACACCCGTAGACCAGGCCATGACCGGACCGAAGGCCAGTCCTGAAGGCAACCAACCGAGCGCATGCCCCACGGAGAGCAGCCAGCAGCAGGCCAGCATGCCGATGAGCAGCCAGGACGTGAGCCTGCGAGACACGAAGTGGTACATACGTGCAGGTTCACACCCGGCGGTGAAGCGCACAGGATGTCGGTCCTAAGACTCCTAGAGGGCGAGTTGACCTGGTCTTCAAAAATGATGTTGCGCCACAGAGAAGCTCAGGTGCGTCGGGAAAGAAAGATGCGGATCACGGTCAGGATCAGGGCCCAGCCCAGGGAGGGAATCACCTCGACTGCCGCCGAGGTCGCCAAGTCGCCGCGCGAGTCGGCGTAACCGAGCCAGCCAAAATAGCGGATCAGGGTGAACACGACGAAAATCACGACGAAACTGCGCAGGAAATCAAGCGCGAAGTGTCGCCAGTCAGGCTTCATACCGGTCAGCGTAGCCGTGCAAACCTGTGAAGTGGGTGAGGCGCCCCTGTGGTTCGTTGAAGCCCTGAGCCCAGGCACGAAGCGCACGGCACCCTCTCTTAACACACAGTCCCGCCTGGAAACTGCATGCTAGCGTTTCTACAGCATTCCGCCGGTTTTCAGCTTCACACGCAGACTCAGCGGCAAATTCACAGTGCCGTTTCCATTTTCAGTTTTGCACCCGCTCAAGCAACCTTCAACGCGAAACCCACATCCAACTGATTTGCTTCGGAGGATTCATGCCGCAACCCAGCACCCTCGCCGAACTTCTCCAACTGCCCGAGTACCAGGGGCGTTCCCCGTTCGACGGTCAAGTCCGCTCGGTCCAGGACGAAGTGCGTGCCAACCTCGTGCGCAAGATCCGCGCGGGCGAGACGCTCTTCCCGGGCATCGTGGGCTTCGAGGAGACCGTCATTCCCCAGCTGACCAACGCGCTGCTGGCACGTCAGAACTTCATTCTGCTGGGACTGCGCGGTCAGGCCAAGAGCCGCATCCTGCGCCAGATCACCGACCTGCTCGACGTGCGCGTGCCGGCCATCGACGGCAACGAAATGAACGACGATCCGCTCAATCCCATCTCAGCCGAGGGACGCGCGATGCTCGAAGCGCACGGACTGGAGACACCCATCCGCTGGATCGAGCGCGCTGAGCGCTATGTCGAGAAGCTCGCCACGCCCGACGTGACGGTCGCCGACCTGATCGGCGACGTGGACCCCATCAAGGCCGCGCGTCTGGGAACCGCCCTGGGTGACGTGCGCAGCATGCATTTCGGGCTGTTGCCGCGCGCCAACCGCGGAATATTCGCGGTCAACGAACTGGCCGACCTGGCGCCCAAGGTGCAGGTGGCGCTCTTTAACATCCTGCAGGAAGGCGACGTGCAGATCAAAGGCTATCCGGTGCGTCTGGAACTCGATGTGATGCTGGTTTTCAGCGCCAACCCCGAGGACTACACCGCGCGTGGCAAGATCGTCACGCCGCTCAAGGACCGCATCGGCAGCGAGATCCGCACGCATTACCCCAAGACGGTCGACCTGGGCATGGACATCACCGCGCAGGAAGCTTACCGTGAGGAGAGCGTGCGCGTGCCGACTTTCGTGGCCGAGCTGATCGAGGAAATCGCTTTCCAGGCCCGCGAGGACAACCGGGTGGACAAACTCTCCGGCGTCAGTCAGCGTCTGCCGATCTCCCTGATGGAGATCTCGTGTGCCAACGCCGAGCAGCGCGCACTGCGTACAGGTGACGAAACCGTGACGCGCATCGCCGACATCTACGCGGGTCTGCCCGCCATCACCGGCAAGATGGAGCTGGAGTACGAAGGTGAGCTCAAGGGCGCCGAGAACGTCGCGCGCGAAATCATCCGCAAGGCAGCCGGCGCCGTCTTTGCCCGCCGTTACGCCTCAGTGGACACTGAAGAGATCGAGAAGTGGTTCGAGGGCGGACAGGTCTTTCGTGTACCCCAGCAGGGGGACGCGGGCGCAGCCCTCAACGAGATTCGCCGCGTGCCGGGCCTTTACCAGTTCGCCGCCGAAATGGCCGAAGGCAGCAGTGACGCCCAGCGCCTCGCTGCCGCCGAGTTCATCCTGGAAGGCCTGTATGGTCGCAAGAAGCTCTCACGCGCCGAGGAATCCTACGCCGCGCCCGAGAAAGAAACGGTCAAGCGCGGCGGACGCTGGAACTGAAGTGGTGTGAAAGGACCGAGCTTGCCTTCTTCAACCTTCGAGCCGCAGGCCAGTTCAAAATTGCAGGGAGGTGCAGATGAAGACAGTACGAGTGGCTTGCGTGGCGTTGGCCATGGTGTTGGCAGGGTGCGGAACTCAAGCGGCAACTGACGGCGCTCCGCCCGTCTGTACTCCTGTGATCACGCCGCCCAGCCTGGAAGTCTACGCGCCCACCGAGCCGGGCGGCAATACGGCGACCTACGTGGTGACGGCGCCGAGCACGCTTGTCGTGAAGTCGG
The Deinococcus peraridilitoris DSM 19664 genome window above contains:
- the mutY gene encoding A/G-specific adenine glycosylase translates to MTSDPFLFLPQALLAWFDEHARDLPWRAASPGRRDPYRVWVSEVLLQQTQVVRGKVYFERFLTAFPDVAALATAPIEAVLKAWEGCGYYARARHLHRAAQVVVRDGFPQNYEEWLALPGIGPYTAAAITSIAYGEERAVNDGNVRRVLSRLHAEKEPGELWVQARADELLFRADPGRWNEALMDLGATVCTPKSPRCGVCPLSSFCQARKSGRPGDFPTPKRRAPVQAWPAVALLIGDAHAAYLEIRQGGLLGGLSGLPTEPVEDGDEQGALERLLGRLGARHARLLGTVSHTMTHRQVTLRVYEAQADLPRQAIQAHALSRLDHKALSLTRQAQTALFEM
- a CDS encoding DUF2270 domain-containing protein; translation: MTSEPKLPRTLEMPAITEASYSTNAANSLIHLYRAEVGRMTAYRGRLDTTTNWAIVTTAGLTSFGLGNRENSHAIFLFAMFMNYFFLHLEARRFRTFEITHHRVRIMERFFYPAMLGEKVDAGWHQLLLGELAKPRSPIPRLDAVGWRLRRNYLWIYAAVVIAWMAKLDLMRDPGARPTFAGFLELASIGNLPGFIVATAVLTFYVFLIRLAIRATRQYPLEQD
- a CDS encoding flavin reductase family protein, which translates into the protein MPIPAHEFRQTLGRWASGVTIVTVSHGTEVHGMTASAFLSVSLDPPLILVAIDRGAHMHGALEEADRFGVSILSNTQRELSNHFARRGGEMEVPWVDFEGLPLIGGAIAQLVCRRTERHAGGDHTLFVGEVEYSRYTDDDPLVYFRGQYHELG
- a CDS encoding SIR2 family NAD-dependent protein deacylase is translated as MSLSQARRALGRASRVAVLTGAGISAESGIPTFRDAQTGLWARFTPEELASPAAYARDPLFVWNWYAERYRACMQAEPNAAHRALVELERRVSEAFLLVTQNVDGLHGRAGSKRLIELHGNLNTARCERCALIQSLPAPRDFSPPAHCQRCGARARPNVVWFGEMLLEDDLKRSWQAFESAEVALVIGTSSVVEPAASLGRLAKSRGAYLIELGPDATPLTPYTDTSLRLGAVAGMQALMEQDT
- a CDS encoding DUF3105 domain-containing protein, whose amino-acid sequence is MKNVWLIGLVFVLASCGGGKIEGEKTFNYQGSQHQQGRIDYTETPPVGGLHNPVWQNCGVYDQPIANEYAVHSLEHGAVWITYRPDLPSAEVDKLKALVDGRGHTLLSPYPNLPSPVVVSAWNRQLSVENADDKRLERFLEAYESGSQAPERGASCSGGMGDTL
- a CDS encoding sigma 54-interacting transcriptional regulator; the encoded protein is MPQPSTLAELLQLPEYQGRSPFDGQVRSVQDEVRANLVRKIRAGETLFPGIVGFEETVIPQLTNALLARQNFILLGLRGQAKSRILRQITDLLDVRVPAIDGNEMNDDPLNPISAEGRAMLEAHGLETPIRWIERAERYVEKLATPDVTVADLIGDVDPIKAARLGTALGDVRSMHFGLLPRANRGIFAVNELADLAPKVQVALFNILQEGDVQIKGYPVRLELDVMLVFSANPEDYTARGKIVTPLKDRIGSEIRTHYPKTVDLGMDITAQEAYREESVRVPTFVAELIEEIAFQAREDNRVDKLSGVSQRLPISLMEISCANAEQRALRTGDETVTRIADIYAGLPAITGKMELEYEGELKGAENVAREIIRKAAGAVFARRYASVDTEEIEKWFEGGQVFRVPQQGDAGAALNEIRRVPGLYQFAAEMAEGSSDAQRLAAAEFILEGLYGRKKLSRAEESYAAPEKETVKRGGRWN